Proteins from a single region of Oncorhynchus tshawytscha isolate Ot180627B linkage group LG03, Otsh_v2.0, whole genome shotgun sequence:
- the LOC112244791 gene encoding uncharacterized protein LOC112244791: MSLSVDDSSPELLGPGVTLLSPFHLSQFSPDALKDTLMSLGSEVKWGLTQAKTLANKLLQGKQSWLKETLSDQLDSLPRPPVPNPPQEFSRGPDLSALRWKLFSLFTSTSEVMPMRRRSVLPQGEAGLTVSLLEELGGTNVYWSPAQLSKMDAGTITAVMEMLGEVLDYSAEQLVVLREKAIQVDGQAQAQISLPSSSLRGFRNIP, encoded by the exons atgtcattatctgTGGATGATTCCAGTCCTGAGCTGCTGGGTCCCGGTGTTACGCTGCTTtcccctttccatctctcccaGTTCTCCCCCGACGCCCTCAAGGACACCCTGATGTCACTGGGGTCAGAGGTGAAGTGGGGTCTGACCCAGGCCAAAACACTGGCCAATAAACTACTGCAGGGGAAGCAG tCGTGGCTGAAAGAGACTCTGTCTGACCAGTTGGACAGCCTACCCAGGCCTCCAGTCCCTAACCCTCCTCAGGAGTTTAGTAGGGGTCCGGACCTCTCAGCCCTGCGATGGaaactcttctctctcttcacctccacaTCTGAAGTAATGCCCATGCGCAGGAGAtcag ttctccctCAGGGGGAGGCGGGCCTTACTGTGTCACTGTTGGAGGAACTGGGCGGAACCAATGTCTACTGGAGCCCAGCCCAGCTCTCCAAGATGGACGCCGGCACAATCACCGCTGTCATGGAAATGCTGGGGGAGGTCCTTGATTACAGCGCCGAGCAACTAGTTGTGCTCAGAGAGAAGGCCATCCAGGTAGATGGCCAAGCTCAGGCACAGATCAGTTTACCCTCTTCAAGTCTACGGGGGTTCCGAAACATACCTTAG